CTTCTGCATGTTCTTCGACGGCTTGATTGAAATCCCGCCGGTGTCGAACGTAATCCCCTTGCCGACCAGCCAGAGATGCACCCTCTTCGGCGCCTCGCCGGGCGACCAGTCGAGCCGCACCAGCTGCGGCGGCCGCGCCGACCCGTCGGCGACCGAGCAGAGCGCGCCGGCGCCCATCGCACGCAGTTCCGCCTCGCCCATCACGTTCACCGCCAGGCCATGCGCCGGTCCCTCGGCCGCCGCGCGCGCGGCGAACTCCTCCGGGCCGAGCTCGTTGGCCGGCAGGCTTGCCAGCTCGCGCGCCACGTTGGCGCACTCGCCGACGACGAAGCCCGCCTCGGCGCCGTCGCGCGGGCCGCAGACGACCAGCGCTTCCAGCGTACTGTCGTCCTGCTCGAGCCGGTATTGCTCCAGCCCGAAGCCGCCCGCCACAGCGCCGGCGACTGCGCTGTGCGCGTCGCCCTCGAGCGCCAGTGCCAGCCGGTGGTAGCCGCGGCCATTTGCGGCGCGCACCGCCTGCCCGCCGAAGGCGAACGCCGCCTCGGTCGACCAGTCGTCGCCGCAGCCAATCAGCAGCAGCCGTCGCGCGGCGAAGCCATCGGGCGCATGCAGCAGCGTTAGCTCGCCCGGCTTGCCCTTCAGCTCGCCCGCCTCGCGCAGCGGCGCGACCAGCGCGCCGACCGCGTCCGGAGCCTCGTCTTTGAAAACCGGCACCGCCAGTGCGTCAGCCGCAACTGCGCTCAGCTTTCCGTCGTCGAACTCAAGCTTCATGCCGCGCCACCTGCGGCCCCTTTATAGAAATGGAGCTGCGCTAGAACCGCAGCTCGTCTTCCGCCGCCAGCACCATCCGGCTGCGGTCGCCCTCGACCGCCACGCCGGGGCCGAGAATGCAGTCCTCGATGACTGCGCCGGTCGCGCTGGCGCCAGCGAGCAGCACCGAGCGGCGGACAACGCATCTGTCAAGCGATACGCCGGGGCCGATGACCGTGTCGGGGCCGACGATGCTGCTCC
This region of Candidatus Poseidoniia archaeon genomic DNA includes:
- a CDS encoding leucyl aminopeptidase — encoded protein: MKLEFDDGKLSAVAADALAVPVFKDEAPDAVGALVAPLREAGELKGKPGELTLLHAPDGFAARRLLLIGCGDDWSTEAAFAFGGQAVRAANGRGYHRLALALEGDAHSAVAGAVAGGFGLEQYRLEQDDSTLEALVVCGPRDGAEAGFVVGECANVARELASLPANELGPEEFAARAAAEGPAHGLAVNVMGEAELRAMGAGALCSVADGSARPPQLVRLDWSPGEAPKRVHLWLVGKGITFDTGGISIKPSKNMQKMKYDMSGAACMYGAITAIARLKVPLRVTALLALAENMPSGTATRPGDIVRAMNGKHVEVDNTDAEGRLVLADALCYAVAEGATHIIDSATLTGAVIYALGSTRAAVMANDDALAGRVMAAGDAAGERYWQLPMDAEYGKLMKGELADLKNVSGTPEAGTVTAAKFLEEFVDGTPWVHLDIAGTAWDNKGRPHLRKGPTGITVRTLVQLAETWAAEAR